The Dasypus novemcinctus isolate mDasNov1 chromosome 22, mDasNov1.1.hap2, whole genome shotgun sequence genomic sequence GAGGTGGTATATCTCCAGTTTTGGGTAATGAAGAACAATGACACCTCCTTTTTGAATGTACTTAGTTACTTGGGGCATTTCAGGTTGTCTTCACTAATCTAATTAATGCCCCTTTTACCTCTTTATTCCTTAGTGTATAGATGAGGGGATTGAGAGTAGGAGTTACCACAGTGTAGAAAAGTGTGAGAAACTTGCCACGCTCATGTGTGTAGGGGTTCTTGGGCTGAAGGTAGACAGCAGTGACAGTGCCATAGAAAAGAGAGACCACAAGAAGGTGAGAAGTGCATGTGCTGAGTGCTTTCTTCTGCCCTGCAGTTGACTTTATCCTCAGCACAGTCTTTGCAATAACACCGTAAGAGGAGAGGATGATGATCAAGGGCACCACCAGGAGAACAGCACTGGCTATGGACATCTGGACCTCATTGTAGGTGGTGTCTGCACTTGAGAGCTGAATCAGGGCTGGTACTTCACAGACAATGTCATCCACCCTCCGGTGGAGGCAGAAGGGTAGCTCGAGTGTGGCAGGAGACTGGATCAGAGACTGAAGCAGGCCAAGCCCCCACACCATGATGACCAGCTGCAGACAAAGTTTTGGGCTCATGATAGTAGTATATTGTAGAGGATGACACACTGCCACATAGCGGTCCACAGCCATGACCACCAGAAGGACACATTCAGAGGCCCCAAGCCACAGGAATATGTAAAGCTGAATGGCACAGCCAGTGTAGCTGATGGTCTTCTCTGGACCCCAGAAATTAAGCAGCATCTGTGGGACACAGCTGCTGGTGAAACAGAGCTCTAGCAGGGAAaggttggaaagaaagaaatacataggGATGTGCAGTTTTGGATCCTTGGAGGAGACAAGAATGATGATTATATTTTCTGCAAGAGTCAAGCAGTAAAAGATCAAAATGAACCAAAAAAGGATCTTCTCCAAATATGGCTTGTCAGAAAAGCCCAAGAGGATGAAATCACTGTGGCTGCCATTGCACACGGTGCCCATAGCTTCTGGGGCAATCGCCTCTTTGGGGACAAGTTTAAAAGCAGTTGCTATAGAGTGTGAAGGTGCTAGTACAGAAAACAGAGGTAGTCAGGGAGATTTTGATGTGCCATATTTTGGGTGAAAGAAATACAAGATTTATTGACCTGCTTTATTCCTGACATTCAtcattcattttctctatttctctcttcctctttcacaTCTTCCTCATATTTTGAGTCTAATTAGAACAATGAATTAtaaatattatgtgaaatatattttaagcaCCTCCCAGTGAAAAATTACTTTGTCAAATGTTACAAGATGCATTCCATCTTTGCTCTCAGAGATTATGCCACATTTATCATATAGTTTGGCAAACAATACTGCTTGATGTACATtatctttcttctcctctcttttccttttgtctCTTCACTGTTTATTTGAATTCCTCAGTTTATTGAATCTCTTTCCcatgtctctccctctcccttttatCTCTGCTAATCCCTCGatctcctcccctttcctcctttttttcttccctctttctcccctttcctattTCTCACTTTCACATTCTCTCTTGATTTCTGAGCTTGAATTCTTCCTCAGTCACCTTCAAACTGTGTGATCCGAGAAAAATTATTCAACCTTTTTGTTTCTTACCttagttctttctctctttgaagttTTATGTTTTGAAAATGGGGGAAATCATAGAACCTACCTAtgcttttaggaaaaaataaatatgataaagtGAAGAAAATTCTAAAGAGTTTCTAGCACATAGTAAATTTTCAATGTATATCTGCTGTAATTGGCATAATTGTGATAATTATATTATCCAATGATGACTCCTTGTTCAAAACTCTAAAAAAATTCAGAGAGTGTGTGTAATAACCACATTTAGAAAAAGGAGTGTCCTATCCTTACATTACCtttttcacaaaaataaatttggaatGTAATTGTACCTACATTCCTGACTTTACAAATTATGTACCTTTATCTCACAGAGAGACAGCTCCATGTTTAAATAGCCTCTTCTTTCCAATGAGGAATatcattttgtcatttattttagtATATCATAGTCTTCACCTTTACTAAATCTTAATTCTTATTTAATAATCTTCTAACTTCATACACTTCACATAAAGTAGTGTAGTTGTACATATTTTTAAGGATTCCAAGGAGGTAATGATGAAGATCGTGAGAGTGGACCAAATTGAGAATTTGGAGATAGAGTCACTAAATACTTTATGATTGTAATGTTTTATGTTTGAAACAGCACTAGAAAACTGAGCAATGacataataaataaaagtagaaaaaatattaTCATACATGGGTTCAATATACTAGAATTCAGGACTCATAGATTCTAGGCCCCCAAACTGGCCATGAATGAAAATACATCATGCTTTCTAAAAAGTTTATGACTCTAGGATTCTAATGCCTTATGTCCCATACTCCTTGAGAACACAAAACAGATTGGGAGAATATacactcttttcttcatctttccagTAAACCAAAgtagttttaaataaatattctttttactCAGTTATTGGCATATTTCCTCAGCATATTAAAGAAAAGTGGTGCCAgggctctttctttccttctttctacattcttccatttttttccttgcctAGCTGTGTTATCACTCCCTTCACCTTCATACTTCTGTTTTCCCAACCAATTTTCCCACTGAGTTATGACAAAATCTGTCAGCTCTTAGAGGGTTCTTACTTTTGATATGTCCAAGAGTTTTCATTTACAATTATTAAGACGATTACCCAGAGGGGCTCCCAAAAGAACTGGCTGAAGGAATCATAAATGTTAATGGTTTGAAAGAGATTTTACAAATCTATTCCTTTCAGTGACCCCTTTGCCTACACCTCCTTCCAAGAAAATTAAACTCCTGGGCTTTCTTCTCTCATCCAAATCAACAACTTTgctgaaaaatttttatttatgtcaatatttaaattatgatattcctttccaaaacatttttcattatagCAAATAATAAGTTATTAAGCTAAATCATCAAAACTCTGATGTGGAATTCTAGGTATTATTTCCATTCCTATTTTCATAGTTTATCCTTTTTCTCCAAATCATTCCAAAAACATAGCTTTGAGAACCCACACTTACAGTCAATGAGAGAAGGTGAGTTTTTATTACAGACCCATGAAGAAACCTGATAAGCAGCAGCTGCAGCTATCCTTTACTCACTTCTTATCATCTTCCTCACCACTGATAAATGAATTAActtacttaatcctcacaaagaattaaaaaacaccTTTTTACATAGTAAAAAAGGCCTGAGCCCTCTTTCTTTATATTATCAGCAGTTGTCCTATAATTGTCatcaattttgaataatcctaaaattgaTAGAGAAAGTGAGCTGGAGAAAACCACAAATTTGgaattaatgaaaacatttaaaattttaaaaaaatataatacattgtGTAAAATTACCCCTCAAGCCAGGATTCCAAGAAAAAATGTGACATGGTCTGATATATGCTTTCTACTATGTAGGCAATTAGTAGTGTGAATGCATAATCTCACTTTAATGCAGCTTAAACAACATAGTGATACATCATGCAGGCATTCATTTAAAGTATTTTACCTCAAAATGTGTCTTTGCTCTTACCCAGCTTGCTCGGCTCATTTTCTGAACACTCCAGTCCTGtcgtctcctttcccttccatccCATATACAATAGTGGCTTCACCCACACAAGGAGCAGACCCATCGGGGTTCTCGCAAGTAGTAGTTCTCAGGAGTTTCCCAGCCCCAAAACCAAGAGGCCTCTTACTCCATCCTGTGACTTTTGTCTACTTCATAAACCTAACACTAGTTCATGCTGATTGTCTATTAGAATTGTTTCTCCTTCCCTAGTTCTCTTTATATGGTAGTGCTTCTATTCCTACATCTATCTCTATTTCTATATCTATGTATCCATCCTTCTATCTTATGTCTCCCAGTTACTTTTTTATTACTAATCATTGGAGATGTATTTTTCCCTGGACTGACTATGTGCAAAAGGCTATTGGGTGAGAAGGGTTGTAGTCTAGCTGGATTTCACCATGCAAAATACAAAACCCTTCCTTCATCTTTGCTTCAGTGGAGATTGCCTTCTTCCTGTGAATATCACTTGCCCTGGTGGGATTCTCTTGGTTCATTTCCTCTGCTTCTCAGAGTTATCAGCATCTGGGGGCATTCATGTTGAAATCAGGTTCGcccccattcctgtgggtacaaATGTGGCACTCAGCATTTACATCTCACCTTCTGAAGTGGAAGCCTTTGGTGACAATGTGTCCAATTTCCTCAGCCCAGTCTCGAGGCCAGGAGAGCTGCAATGGGCAGTTCTGAGAGTTTGGGCTTGCCTCCCCCATATGAACATGGACCTATTCAAGCACTCTGTGCACATTTTCCCCAAGTGCCCAGGAACCTCTCTGACGCCATGGGAACCCACGTGGCACACAGACAAGTCCCTCTCAGAAATGCAAGTGATTTAATGACCCTAGGGGCAACTTTCAAACAGTAGAATATGGTAATGTTCCAGCCACTTTTCTTTCAGATGAAAATAGCCTGCATGCTTTTCTGAGCTCCTGGGAGGACTGGGCTCCCCTTCATTGCACACAGCATGGCTAATGCACCCTAATATTAGTTCACTTCCTTATCTGTCTCACACTTCCTGTTATCTCCCTCATACCTCCTGACATTACCTCCCAAGTCAATATTTGCACCCAATTCCTTGACTCAAGGTCTGCTTTCAGGGGAACCTAAGCAAAGAGAGCTGGCTCTGGAAGTGGCTTTAGAAAACAGACCCTTAGTAGAGCATTCCAGAAATGAAGCTCTCACCAGTAAGATTGAAACAGAGCCTCTGTTGCTGAGGTAAAAGATATACTGGTAACTCTTGGCATGGTACGGCATCACCATGATGTGTTTGGCATGCTGCAACATCACCATGACCTGCTTAGAATGTTGCAACATCAACATAACATGCTTGGCAGGCTGTAACATCACCATAATGTGCTCGGCATGCTATAATAGTACCAGGACATGTTTGGCATTCTATAACATCACAATGACATGCTTGGCATGCTACAACATCACCATAACATTCTTGGTATGCTGTAATGTCACCATAATGTGCTTGGCATGCTGCAACTTAACCATAACATGCTTGGCATGTTGTAACATCACCATGATATGTTTGGCATGGTATAATATCATAACATGACAACATTCTGTACTATCTCCATAATATTCTTTGTGTGCTGAAATATCTCTATAACATGCAGGGCATGCTGTAAGATCACCATAATGTTCTTGGCATGCTGCAAGATCACCATGACATATTGGCATGCTGCAACATCACCATGATATACTTGGCATGCTGCAACATGATCATGACATGCTTGGCATACTGTAAGCTCACCATGACATTCTTGGCATTCTGAAATAGCACCTTAATGTGCTTGGCATGTTACAACATCACCATGACATGCTTGGCATGCTGCAACATCACCACAATGTATTTGGCATGATGCAACATCACAATGACGTGCCATGTTTGGTTCACCATGGCATCACTATGAGAAAGTCATGTCACAACATTACCATGACATGCATAGCATGCTACAACATCAGTATGACATGTTGTCTTGCTGCAATATCTCCATGATGCCCTTGGTATTCTACAATGCCACTATGACATTCTTGGCACTTTACAACATCACCATGACAAGATTGGCATGCTGTCAACATCACCACAATGTGCATGACATCCTGCAACATCAACATGACATGTTTGCATATCACCATGACATGCTTGGTATGCTGCAACATTACCAGGACCAATAGTCTTACCTGCTGTGGCTTGTGATGAAGGTACAGTAGAAGGAGAAGCATTGGATTATGAGATATATCTAACCTTAACAGGTATGGGGGAAATGGTAATTAGATTATTGCCAAGTTGACTGGATTTTGTTGGCTGTCTTGGAAGCCTTTAAAAACGAATAGCATACTCAGAGCAGCCAACGATCAAATGATCAGTTTAGGGAGGTGTTTCCTAAACTGCCTGCTAAAATATGATTGCTGGGCCCCATACCCAGAGTGTCTCCTACTGTAAGTCTGGGGTAAGCCAAGGAATCAAATTTTCTAACAAGGGGCCAGAGGTGCTGATACTGATCCAGGGACGACACTTTGAGAATCACACACTTAGAGAATGCTGTGAAAGCCACTTGACATAATAGACAGCATTTAAAAGGATTCTTATTATCTGTGGCCCTAAAGAAAACTGTTGAAAATCAGGACCAATTCTTAATTTTAAGGGCCACATGACTGAAAAGAAGATGAAATGTTCAACAGACTTTTAATGGTAAAGCCAGGGTCCTGACAGGGAAGGAGTTAGACACTGAGACCTGGGATAGTTTCTGTCTGTACCTCAAATATATGAACTTTCATATTTTCTGAACCATCCAAGCTGACAGAAGCAGTCCCCTCCTTCTCACTAGAGGATAAAAACCTCCAATTTCTTGAAGACCATGCAAACAAACCTTCATCTAAGGTTCCTTGGAAAATAATTCTCCCCCTACCTTCATCCAACACCTCCAGAGCAGTAACTAGAGTCCCTGCTACAAGGAAGCATAGCAAATTATCTATAAAATCTGCAGGACCTGGCTAACATGTACCTTCAAGAATTATCTTGAGAATGTTGTTCAAGGACTGGGGAAAGGTGGGGAGTGCTGAATCTCAAGCTGGATATGAGGAGGTTTATAGACATGGAGCACTCTACATGAGTTAGAAATCAACCTCCTGGAAAGGAAATCTGACTACAGTTCTAATGTATTCCAGGGATATCTTATTAAAACTTTGGCACAGCAATATCTATAGTGAATGAAGTGGAGTCACTAGAGTTGCCTTGCAAGATTATTGAGATAGGTGTTGGAAGGATCTGAGTTGGCAATGTCAGAATGGAATTACATGCAAGCTGAGAACCTAGCTCCCTATTATATTCCTTATGATATCCCTTAGGACACTCCTTTTATTAAGGGAATAAATAGTGTCTTAGTGAATAAGACAAAGTATCTTTGTGAAGCTAGTGACTCTATAGACCAGGGTTGAGAACAGAAGATGCTTGCGTGGAACTGGGCTCCCTGCTGTCAGTGTGGACAATAGGATTCCAAATGGACAGAGATAAGATGGCAGTGCTAGCCACCAGCATCCAGTTGGCTAGAATTAACCTCATGATATAATTGTCATCAAGGCCAGCAGGGATGGATTAGCTTCCAGGGCTCCTTGACCCCACAAATCAGTAATGGCGGTTAATAGTCTATGATTTTCCTGGGAGTAAGACAGATGTAGAGACAACTGGAAAGTTGCTTGAATTCTGTAATCAGAAAGCATTAAGTGTTGGTGAAATGGAAATGGGAGCTGCAATAGAAAATCATGATCCTTAACCAGTGTCCTCACCTAAGCCAATTCTCAGACCCTGGAGCCTGTCAATTACAGGGAGGGGTAGATCTTTAAGGAAGCACTTTGGAATGCCACCCTGCAAGTATATACCATATTCTACCTAATATTTCCTCAAGGGAATCTGTGGTCATTTACCAGAGTAATGGGATAAAGGGGAAAGACAAATATTTGACCAACATGCTGAGGACTCTTGAATGTTAGGGGCACTAAGAGCTGGGCACACAAGATGCTCTCATGCCCCAGCTGGAGTGGGGACTGACAGAGGACAGGAGGTAATGGAAAACTGGCCTAAGTCAACTTTACTGGGTCCAGTGGGTGTGCAGACCCACCCTGTGGTTAATTATCTGGTGTCTGAATGCATAATGGGAATGGATAAACTTAGCTTCTGGAAAAACCCTTTCATTAATTCTGTAATGGAGTAAAAGcccagagaaaaaagaataaaactggcCTTTCTCAGCCAAGATCAGAAGCAATCCTACATCTGGAGGATGCATAGATTAGTCCTGCCCTTGAAACTTAACTGTTGAAGAGTAAACAGACGGGGTTCCAGTCGCAAAGATCACAGGCACTGTGGTAGATGACCACGAGCTATCTTAAATTAGCAAGTGGGTGCCTCAGTGGCAGCTGCTCTGTCAGTTGTACATTCTTTACCAGAAGAGGTCGCTATAGCCTCTGGCACGTGGTTAATCTTAACAATGTTCTATTTTCAGTAAAGAGACAGCAGGACCTGGGGTGTCTCTTCGGGACTGTATACTGCATCCTCTCAAGCCTTGCTCCATGTTGTGCTTCCCAATTGGGTGCTGTGCCTCGTGAGGAAGAGGTCGTGGCAGCATAAATGGAGGTCATTTTTTCAACTGATGGACATCCCCCAGGTATAGCTTCTCTTCACCTACAAAGGTGACCTAGATCATTCCACTGCTTGGTTTGGGAGCTGTAACTCTACTTCCTATAGCAGTGATGGGAAGTGGCCCCATGTAATCAATACAGCCGTGGGGAAAGGGTTTTAACTCACCCTGTGCAGTGTGACCCCATCTGTTTGATGCCAATGTTTGGTTTTGAAGCTCAAGTCACAGTCTTAAGCTCTTTTAACCCAGTGATAGCCTAGAGGCAATCCCTGTTTGTGTGCCCACTCTACAGGCCAGAAGAGCCCCTGAGGC encodes the following:
- the LOC101441291 gene encoding olfactory receptor 2H2-like, translated to MGTVCNGSHSDFILLGFSDKPYLEKILFWFILIFYCLTLAENIIIILVSSKDPKLHIPMYFFLSNLSLLELCFTSSCVPQMLLNFWGPEKTISYTGCAIQLYIFLWLGASECVLLVVMAVDRYVAVCHPLQYTTIMSPKLCLQLVIMVWGLGLLQSLIQSPATLELPFCLHRRVDDIVCEVPALIQLSSADTTYNEVQMSIASAVLLVVPLIIILSSYGVIAKTVLRIKSTAGQKKALSTCTSHLLVVSLFYGTVTAVYLQPKNPYTHERGKFLTLFYTVVTPTLNPLIYTLRNKEVKGALIRLVKTT